One segment of Alligator mississippiensis isolate rAllMis1 chromosome 13, rAllMis1, whole genome shotgun sequence DNA contains the following:
- the LOC132244638 gene encoding syncytin-2-like: MWKVVLCIGVMFLESKGLVHQRFDKSQNVWVHLAKDVLNVTHFCLAGGISVDDIFMSCLIGVPTPMEALWNQTWFASGGIGGPINYTNNSMWGTITTERNASTFEIDLLTATSPGNTSCANFVNCTQACKSLTKETKIFNCSDMTNVSCNYIHVILPRGWFLLCGKTTYSYIPANATGGPCALGQLTVWLPGMPKTSSKHHRRGSKVLDESCDSDINLLSEAEVVSLAVFLVGVPGLVVDAERQLGKVACALAKGLNTTSQDLAALNIEMKKLRGATLQNRAAIDYLLLRHNHGCEEFEGMCCFNLTDNSKLIESKVQKLKKVLTHIKQGEGFNFSWLTSWLPNFSWLKQIFLLIVASICIFLIICCGIQCAPMCCEVLKKSISSPVHRVMFVKSSVTNPIQNNWEEAKRFLEMRKIVEDYGLFP, encoded by the coding sequence atgtggaaagtagttctttgcataggtgtaatgtttctagagtctaaggggttggtgcatcaaaggttcgataagagtcaaaatgtgtgggttcatttggcaaaggacgtattaaatgtcactcatttttgtttggcaggtggaatatcggttgatgatattttcatgtcatgccttataggggtgcccactccaatggaagcactctggaatcagacttggttcgcatctgggggaataggaggtccaatcaattacactaataactccatgtggggaaccattaccacagaaagaaacgctagtacctttgaaatagatttgctGACAgccacctcccctggtaacaccagctgtgccaattttgtgaactgtacccaagcttgcaaaagcctaaccaaagaaacaaaaattttcaattgctcagacatgactaatgtatcaTGCAACTACattcatgttatattaccccgggggtggttcctcctttgtgggaagactacctattcatatatcccagccaatgccacaggaggcccttgtgctctaggccagttgactgtctggctaccaggtatgcctaagacctCTAGTAAGCATCACCGGAGAGGTTCAAAGGTGCTAgatgaatcctgtgatagtgacataaacctcctgagtgaggccgaggtagtgtccttagcagttttcctagtaggggtgccaggcctagtagtggacgctgagaggcagcttggtaaggtggcctgtgccctggcaaagggcctaaatacaacttcacaggacctagctgccctcaatattgaaatgaaaaaactaagaggagctactctgcaaaatagagcagccatagattacctgttgctgaggcataaccacggatgtgaagagttcgagggaatgtgttgttttaatttgacagataactccaagttgatagagtcaaaagtgcagaagttaaaaaaggttctgacccacattaagcaaggggaagggttcaacttctcatggcttacttcttggcttcctaatttttcatggcttaagcaaattttcctattaattgtggcaagtatatgtattttcttgataatctgttgtgggatacagtgtgcgccaatgtgttgtgaggtactcaagaaatcaatttcttcccccgttcaccgcgtgatgtttgtaaaatcatcagttacaaacccgatccaaaataATTGGGAGGAAGCGaagagatttctggagatgagaaagatagTCGAGGACTATGGGCTTTTTCCATAA